Proteins encoded by one window of Vitis riparia cultivar Riparia Gloire de Montpellier isolate 1030 chromosome 11, EGFV_Vit.rip_1.0, whole genome shotgun sequence:
- the LOC117925225 gene encoding 40S ribosomal protein S30: MGKVHGSLARAGKVRGQTPKVAKQDKKKKPRGRAHKRMQYNRRFVTAVVGFGKKRGPNSSEK; encoded by the exons ATGG GTAAGGTTCACGGATCTCTGGCTCGTGCCGGTAAGGTGAGAGGCCAAACCCCAAAAGTGGCCAAGCAAGACAAGAAGAAGAAGCCCCGAGGTCGCGCTCACAAGCGCATGCAATACAACCGCCGATTCGTCACCGCCG TTGTGGGCTTCGGGAAGAAGAGGGGACCCAACTCGTCGGAGAAGTGA
- the LOC117925488 gene encoding LOW QUALITY PROTEIN: asparagine--tRNA ligase, cytoplasmic 1-like (The sequence of the model RefSeq protein was modified relative to this genomic sequence to represent the inferred CDS: inserted 2 bases in 2 codons), giving the protein MAEDSVPPVDQMALATLNDDVSTPFVKAQFSDRVLIRTILSRPDGGASLAGQTVKVGGWVKTGREQGKGSFAFLELNDGSCPANLQVIVDAAVAPLGQLVQTGTCVHVEGLLKVPPEGTKQRVELRVEKVHHVGPVDPAKYPLPKTRLTLEFLRDFVHFRPRTNTISAVARIRNALAYATHTFFQNHGFLYIHTPIITTSDCEGAGEMFQVTTLISDAEKVEKELIKNPPPSEADIEAAKALVKEKGGAVAQLKSAKASKGEITASVAELNKAKENLSRLEERSKLKPGIPXKDGKIDYSQDFFARQAFLTVSGQLQVETYACAVSSVYTFGPTFRAEHSHTSRHLAEFWMVEPEIAFADLKDDMNCAEAYVKFLCQWLLDNCIDDMEFMAKNFDKGCIDRLRMVASTPFERISYTEAIKLLEEAVKKDKKFENKVEWGIDLASEHERFLTEVLFKKPVIVHDYPKGIKAFYMRLNDDMKTVAAMDVLVPKVGELIGGSQREERYEVIEKRILDMGLPLEPYEWYLDLRRYGTVKHCGFGLGFERMILFATGIDNIRDVIPFPXYPGRADL; this is encoded by the exons ATGGCCGAGGATTCTGTGCCGCCGGTTGACCAAATGGCGTTGGCAACCCTAAACGACGACGTTTCCACTCCCTTCGTCAAGGCCCAGTTCTCCGACCGTGTCCTGATCCGCACCATTCTCTCCCGACCCGACGGCGGCGCTAGCCTCGCCGGTCAGACCGTAAAGGTCGGGGGTTGGGTCAAGACCGGTCGGGAGCAAGGCAAGGGTTCGTTTGCTTTCCTTGAACTCAATGACGGGTCCTGTCCGGCGAACCTTCAGGTCATCGTCGACGCCGCCGTGGCGCCTCTGGGCCAGCTCGTGCAGACCGGCACGTGCGTGCACGTAGAGGGCTTGCTCAAGGTTCCTCCTGAGGGGACGAAGCAGAGGGTGGAACTCAGGGTTGAGAAGGTCCATCACGTTGGTCCTGTGGATCCAGCCAAGTATCCGTTGCCTAAGACCAGGCTAACCCTCGAGTTTCTAAGAGATTTTGTTCACTTTCGACCAAGAACCAACACG ATTTCTGCAGTTGCTAGAATCCGTAATGCATTGGCTTATGCTACCCACACATTCTTCCAAAATCATGGATTTCTCTATATACACACTCCAATTATCACCACCAGTGATTGTGAGGGTGCTGGTGAAATGTTTCAAGTTACAACCTTGATTAGTGATGCGGAAAAGGTGGAAAAGGAACTTATTAAGAATCCTCCTCCATCAGAAGCTGACATCGAAGCTGCCAAGGCACTTGTTAAGGAGAAAGGAGGGGCTGTTGCCCAACTCAAATCTGCTAAAGCAAGTAAGGGGGAAATCACCGCATCTGTGGCTGAACTTAACAAGGCTAAGGAGAATCTCTCAAGGCTGGAAGAGCGATCTAAGCTTAAGCCTGGTATCC CAAAAGATGGGAAGATTGATTATTCCCAGGATTTCTTTGCCCGTCAAGCATTTTTGACCGTTTCTGGCCAACTGCAAGTTGAGACTTATGCATGTGCCGTTAGCAGTGTCTATACATTTGGGCCAACTTTTCGAGCTGAACACTCTCACACCTCAAGGCATTTGGCAGAATTCTGGATGGTGGAGCCTGAAATAGCATTTGCAGATCTTAag GATGATATGAATTGTGCGGAGGCCTATGTGAAATTTCTTTGCCAGTGGTTACTTGACAATTGCATTGATGATATGGAATTCATggctaaaaattttgataaaggCTGCATTGATCGTCTAAGAATGGTTGCGTCAACGCCCTTTGAGCGAATTTCATACACAGAGGCAATCAAACTTCTGGAGGAAGCTGTCAAGAAAGAtaagaaatttgagaataaAGTGGAATGGGGGATTGATTTAGCATCTGAGCATGAAAG ATTCTTGACAGAGGTATTATTTAAGAAGCCTGTTATTGTTCATGATTACCCAAAAGGAATTAAAGCATTCTACATGAGGCTTAACGATGACATGAAGACTGTAGCTGCTATGGATGTTCTTGTACCAAAG GTGGGAGAATTAATTGGGGGGAGCCAAAGGGAAGAGAGATACGAGGTTATTGAGAAAAG GATTTTGGATATGGGACTTCCCCTTGAGCCATATGAGTGGTACCTTGACTTGAGGCGCTATGGAACTGTAAAACATTGTGGGTTTGGTTTAGGCTTCGAAAGAATGATCCTTTTTGCCACTGGCATCGACAACATACGAGACGTTATTCCCTTCC GATACCCAGGAAGAGCAGATCTTTAA